CTCCGCAACCGATGGCCACCCGTTCTACGGGAAGGCGTGGCGTGCCCGCTACGGAAATGTGCTTCAAACCGAAGACGGTCTTCACATACTGGGCAAATTCCAAAAATGGTCGCGGTTCGGGAAGAATTCCTAGACGCCCTGTCCCCAGGGAAGGCTCCGCGGGCAACGGTCGAAGAGGCCGAATGTCTGTGAGCTTCAACCGCTCCGCCAAAAGTTGATTTATGCCCTGTGCGGCAGAATCGAACGAGGTATGAGGTGAAAATACCGCAATCTTTTGAGCGGCCAGTTGCCACAGTATCCAGCCTGACAATGTTTCTGTGGTGATAGCCTTCAAAGGTGTGAAAGGCACCGGGTGGTGACTAATCACCAGGTCAGCCCCTTTCTCGATTGCTTCAGCCACCGTTCTTGGCGAAAGCGTGAGGCACGTCATGAGCCGACCGACGGCTCGCGCGGGGTCGCCCAGCAGCAGGCCGGTGTTGTCCCAGCTTTCTGCAAGGTCGGGCGGACAGATCTCCCGGCAGGCACTGCAGAGGTCTGCGACGGTCGGTTGAGGGGTCATAAGGCGGCTCCGTCAGGAAAACCGTAATGCACATGCGGTATTTTTCGTTTAATAAGAGATACGATTTTCGTCCTATTATGTTCCCTCCGGAAGTATGGGGGCAGATGGACCTAAGGCTGATTCCTGCGTCGCCGCGTGGA
This is a stretch of genomic DNA from Thermogutta terrifontis. It encodes these proteins:
- a CDS encoding Nif3-like dinuclear metal center hexameric protein; the encoded protein is MTPQPTVADLCSACREICPPDLAESWDNTGLLLGDPARAVGRLMTCLTLSPRTVAEAIEKGADLVISHHPVPFTPLKAITTETLSGWILWQLAAQKIAVFSPHTSFDSAAQGINQLLAERLKLTDIRPLRPLPAEPSLGTGRLGILPEPRPFLEFAQYVKTVFGLKHISVAGTPRLPVERVAIGCGAAGELLRDAHQAGCQAFVLGETRFHTCVEAEFLQIGLCMIGHYQSERLGVEHLAHLLQERFPQVEIWASQAECDPIRWI